The following proteins are encoded in a genomic region of Ostrea edulis chromosome 7, xbOstEdul1.1, whole genome shotgun sequence:
- the LOC125648459 gene encoding uncharacterized protein LOC125648459, with translation MPSCSYGSSDAAPVYTESSCQTMSLPIMSVENFINDSEGFMFYTGLATYTEFLHVLYNLGEAAFHLNYIYNQVQNLTIENQLFLTLIKLRQYKTNFELSRLFSVSTTTVENIWLTWVNFMYRQWQEVNFWPDREVVNFFAARDFYSKFPTTRLIIDGTEIAVKKPKPPIAQQSSFSTYKNRNTVKVLVGSTPGGLVSFISSAFGGSASDRQLVERSSLLNQCEPDDSVMSDKGFNVQDMFACRDVKINIPTFFKKKNRMSGNTVLHDRKISSKRVHIERIIGLAKIFKILKGPLNSTETKLASEIIFVCFTMCNFRKCIVPKHA, from the coding sequence ATGCCGTCATGTAGTTATGGATCCTCTGATGCTGCACCAGTTTATACAGAAAGTTCATGCCAAACCATGTCATTGCCAATAATGTCAgtggaaaatttcataaacgaTAGTGAAGGTTTTATGTTCTATACTGGACTAGCAACATACACAGAGTTTTTACACGTGCTGTATAATTTAGGTGAGGCTGCATTTCATTTGAACTACATATACAACCAGGTGCAGAATCTGACAATTGAGAACCAGTTGTTTCTGACCTTGATCAAACTAAGACAATATAAAACTAACTTTGAACTTAGTAGGCTTTTTTCAGTGTCCACAACAACTGTTGAAAATATATGGCTGACATGGGTCAACTTCATGTACAGGCAGTGGCAAGAGGTTAACTTTTGGCCTGACAGAGAGGTGGTGAATTTCTTTGCTGCAAGGGATTTTTATTCGAAGTTCCCAACAACACGGTTAATCATTGATGGTACCGAGATTGCTGTCAAGAAACCAAAGCCACCAATAGCCCAGCAGTCTTCTTTCTCTACATACAAGAATCGGAATACTGTGAAGGTACTTGTTGGCTCAACACCTGGTGGTCTTGTATCTTTCATCTCATCAGCTTTTGGAGGTTCTGCAAGTGATCGTCAACTTGTGGAACGCAGTTCCTTGTTGAATCAGTGCGAGCCAGACGATTCAGTGATGTCTGACAAGGGCTTTAACGTGCAAGACATGTTTGCTTGCAGGGATGTTAAAATTAATATTCCAACattttttaagaagaaaaacCGTATGTCGGGAAACACTGTGTTGCATGATCGCAAAATATCTAGTAAAAGGGTGCATATTGAACGGATAATTGGATtagcaaaaatatttaaaattttgaagggCCCCTTGAACAGCACCGAGACAAAGTTAGCAAGTGAAATTATCTTTGTATGCTTCACTATGTGCAACTTCAGAAAATGTATTGTACCCAAACATGCTTAA